One region of Baekduia soli genomic DNA includes:
- the folD gene encoding bifunctional methylenetetrahydrofolate dehydrogenase/methenyltetrahydrofolate cyclohydrolase FolD, which yields MSATLIDGKAIAAETRAEVARDVEAFTARTGHRPGLATVLVGEDPASAIYVGGKQKASREVGIEPFDHRLPADAPAVEVEALLERLNADDAVSGILCQLPVPGHLDGVALTGMIDPDKDVDGLTPLSAGRLALGLPGLRPCTPAGVMVLLERAGVDLRGAGAVVVGRSNLFGKPMAQLLLGADATVTTAHSRTRDLPGVCRTADVLIVAVGRDRMVKADWVKPGAVVIDVGMNRSEDGLHGDVAFDEVSEVASAITPVPGGVGPMTIAMLLRNTLAAAELQIARRVPA from the coding sequence ATGTCAGCGACCCTCATCGACGGCAAGGCGATCGCGGCGGAGACCCGGGCGGAGGTGGCCCGGGACGTCGAGGCCTTCACCGCCCGCACCGGCCACCGGCCAGGCCTGGCGACCGTGCTCGTGGGCGAGGATCCGGCAAGCGCGATCTACGTCGGCGGCAAGCAGAAGGCCTCCCGCGAGGTCGGCATCGAGCCGTTCGACCACCGCCTGCCCGCCGACGCCCCGGCCGTCGAGGTCGAGGCGCTGCTGGAGCGCCTCAACGCCGACGACGCGGTGAGCGGCATCCTCTGCCAGCTCCCCGTCCCCGGCCACCTGGACGGCGTGGCGCTGACCGGGATGATCGACCCCGACAAGGACGTCGACGGGCTCACGCCGCTGAGCGCCGGGCGCCTCGCGCTCGGGCTGCCCGGCCTGCGGCCCTGCACGCCGGCCGGCGTCATGGTGCTGCTGGAGCGTGCCGGCGTCGACCTCCGGGGCGCCGGCGCCGTGGTCGTCGGGCGCTCCAACCTCTTCGGCAAGCCGATGGCCCAGCTCCTGCTGGGCGCCGACGCCACGGTGACGACCGCGCACTCGCGCACCCGGGACCTGCCGGGCGTGTGCCGGACCGCCGACGTGCTCATCGTCGCCGTCGGGCGCGACCGCATGGTCAAGGCCGACTGGGTCAAGCCCGGGGCCGTGGTCATCGACGTGGGGATGAACCGCTCCGAGGACGGGCTGCACGGCGACGTCGCGTTCGACGAGGTCTCCGAGGTCGCCTCGGCGATCACGCCGGTGCCGGGCGGCGTCGGCCCGATGACCATCGCGATGCTGCTGCGCAACACGCTGGCCGCCGCGGAGCTGCAGATCGCGCGGAGGGTCCCCGCGTGA
- the gatC gene encoding Asp-tRNA(Asn)/Glu-tRNA(Gln) amidotransferase subunit GatC, producing MIDREQVLHVARLARLELSEDEVGRMATELSSVLGHIERIAGLDLDDVPATTHVVQVENALRADEPEPCLPREVALANAPAVQDGGFLVPSPQAPVTP from the coding sequence ATGATCGACCGCGAGCAGGTCCTCCACGTCGCACGGCTGGCACGCCTCGAGCTCTCCGAGGACGAGGTCGGGCGGATGGCCACCGAGCTGTCCTCCGTCCTCGGGCACATCGAGAGGATCGCCGGCCTGGACCTCGACGACGTCCCCGCGACGACCCACGTCGTGCAGGTCGAGAACGCGCTGCGCGCCGACGAGCCCGAGCCCTGCCTGCCCCGCGAGGTCGCGCTGGCCAACGCGCCGGCCGTGCAGGACGGCGGCTTCCTCGTCCCGAGCCCGCAGGCGCCGGTGACCCCGTGA
- the gatA gene encoding Asp-tRNA(Asn)/Glu-tRNA(Gln) amidotransferase subunit GatA, producing MTAITDLTARQAADAIADGHLDATELFETYRARAAADDLNAYTWVAEQAPAAGAPGPLGGVPLAVKDLFCTEGVPSQAGSRILEGYLPPYTATVVAQLAQAGAPLLAKTNQDEFAMGSSNENSAYGPVLNPWDRSRVPGGSSGGSAAAVAAGSAPWALGTDTGGSIRQPAALCGIVGLKPTYGTVSRYGMIAFASSLDQAGPLTRDVTDAALLYRHMTGRDRRDSTSLEHPETIGLPTAQRLDGITLGVPEDLTGEGIQDGVYAAFEATLALAQELGAAIRRVALPHADHGLSAYYVIAPAEASSNLARFDGVRYGRRIDADDLTSMYTRTRHDGFGPEVKRRIMLGTYALSSGYYDAYYGRAQRVRTKIAQDFTGAFGEVDFVVTPTSPTVAFALGAKTGDPLAMYLNDYFTVPISLAGIPAISIPAGLSEGLPVGFQMAGPAFSEHRILDAAFALEQAIGFDATAARTAA from the coding sequence GTGACCGCCATCACCGACCTGACCGCCCGGCAGGCGGCCGACGCGATCGCCGACGGCCACCTCGACGCGACCGAGCTCTTCGAGACCTACCGCGCCCGCGCCGCGGCCGACGACCTCAACGCCTACACCTGGGTCGCCGAGCAGGCACCGGCCGCCGGCGCCCCCGGTCCGCTCGGCGGCGTCCCGCTGGCCGTCAAGGACCTCTTCTGCACCGAGGGCGTGCCGAGCCAGGCCGGCTCGCGCATCCTCGAGGGCTACCTGCCGCCCTACACGGCGACCGTCGTGGCCCAGCTCGCGCAGGCGGGCGCGCCGCTGCTGGCCAAGACCAATCAGGACGAGTTCGCCATGGGCTCGTCGAACGAGAACTCCGCCTACGGTCCCGTCCTCAACCCGTGGGACCGCTCCCGCGTGCCCGGCGGCTCGTCGGGCGGCAGCGCGGCCGCGGTGGCGGCGGGCAGCGCCCCGTGGGCGCTGGGGACCGACACCGGCGGCTCGATCCGCCAGCCCGCCGCGCTGTGCGGGATCGTCGGGCTCAAGCCCACCTACGGGACCGTCAGCCGCTACGGGATGATCGCGTTCGCGTCCTCGCTGGACCAGGCCGGCCCGCTGACCCGCGACGTCACCGACGCCGCGCTGCTGTACCGCCACATGACCGGGCGCGACCGCCGCGACTCGACGTCGCTGGAGCATCCCGAGACGATCGGGCTGCCCACCGCGCAGCGGCTGGACGGCATCACCCTCGGGGTGCCCGAGGACCTCACGGGTGAGGGCATCCAGGACGGCGTGTACGCCGCCTTCGAGGCGACGCTCGCGCTCGCGCAGGAGCTCGGGGCCGCGATCCGGCGGGTCGCGCTCCCGCACGCCGACCACGGGCTGAGCGCCTACTACGTCATCGCCCCGGCCGAGGCCTCGTCGAACCTCGCCCGCTTCGACGGCGTGCGCTACGGCCGGCGCATCGACGCCGACGACCTGACGTCGATGTACACGCGCACCCGCCACGACGGCTTCGGCCCCGAGGTCAAGCGTCGCATCATGCTCGGCACCTACGCGCTGTCGTCGGGCTACTACGACGCCTACTACGGCCGGGCCCAGCGGGTGCGCACGAAGATCGCCCAGGACTTCACCGGCGCGTTCGGCGAGGTCGACTTCGTCGTGACGCCGACGAGCCCGACGGTCGCGTTCGCGCTGGGCGCCAAGACCGGCGACCCCCTGGCGATGTACCTCAACGACTACTTCACCGTGCCGATCTCGCTGGCCGGCATCCCGGCGATCTCCATCCCCGCGGGCCTGAGCGAGGGGCTGCCGGTCGGCTTCCAGATGGCCGGGCCGGCGTTCAGCGAGCACCGGATCCTCGACGCGGCCTTCGCGCTCGAGCAGGCCATCGGCTTCGACGCCACGGCGGCGAGGACGGCGGCATGA